One Hippoglossus stenolepis isolate QCI-W04-F060 chromosome 22, HSTE1.2, whole genome shotgun sequence DNA segment encodes these proteins:
- the gpr19 gene encoding probable G-protein coupled receptor 19: protein MVYAESSLGVNPSLHSPSFTYQMSFNFSERENSTVLATLPTIPLCSLEDSSSGRSNGTYTSYELTSVEVAVLGLVFAFLWLISILGNALVCLVIHRSRRTQSTTNYFVVSMACADLLMSLGCAPFVLLQVAAGRWPLSAAACKVVRYVQHLCPGVQVYVLLSISVDRFYTILYPLSFKVSREKAKKMILASWLFDAAFIAPCFIFYGSTSTDSHCEFFLPDNWGSVAYAVVHLLFGLLVPVALIVSFYQRVIRYIWRISADGHTVRRTMNIVPRTKVKTIKMFLMLNSVFFLTWTPFYVAQLWHPRESEAASRQGLLFFAAIAWISFSSTASKPTLYSVYNANFRRGMRETFCMSSMKCYRSNAYTITASSRMAKKNYVGVVDIPVQAKTKDSVCDAFGREAKEKKVAWLTNANPPNTFV from the coding sequence ATGGTTTATGCCGAGTCCTCCCTTGGTGTGAATCCCTCCCTTCACTCTCCGTCTTTCACGTATCAGATGTCATTTAACTTTTCCGAGAGGGAAAACTCGACTGTCCTGGCAACCTTACCCACAATCCCCCTGTGCAGCCTGGAGGACTCGTCCTCTGGCCGGAGCAACGGCACCTACACCTCCTATGAACTGACTTCGGTCGAGGTCGCCGTCCTGGGTTTGGTGTTTGCGTTCCTCTGGCTGATCTCCATCCTGGGAAATGCCCTCGTCTGCCTGGTCATCCACCGGAGCCGACGGACTCAGTCCACCACCAACTACTTCGTGGTGTCCATGGCGTGTGCCGACCTGCTCATGAGCCTGGGTTGTGCCCCGTTCGTCCTGCTGCAGGTCGCCGCAGGACGATGGCCGCTGAGCGCTGCTGCCTGCAAAGTTGTGCGCTATGTGCAGCACCTGTGTCCTGGTGTGCAGGTGTACGTGCTGCTCTCCATCTCCGTGGACCGATTCTACACCATCCTCTACCCCCTCAGCTTCAAGGTGTCCAGGGAGAAAGCCAAAAAGATGATCCTGGCCTCGTGGCTGTTTGACGCCGCCTTCATCGCGCCATGCTTCATCTTCTACGGTTCCACATCAACAGACAGTCACTGTGAGTTTTTCCTCCCAGACAACTGGGGCAGTGTCGCCTACGCAGTGGTCCACCTGCTGTTCGGTCTTCTGGTCCCGGTCGCACTGATTGTGTCGTTTTATCAGCGGGTGATCCGCTACATCTGGAGAATCAGCGCCGATGGTCACACGGTGCGCCGGACGATGAACATCGTCCCACGGACTAAAGTCAAGACCATCAAGATGTTCCTCATGCTGAATTCGGTCTTCTTCCTCACCTGGACGCCCTTCTACGTCGCCCAGCTGTGGCACCCGAGGGAGTCGGAGGCCGCGAGCAGACAGGGGCTGCTGTTCTTCGCCGCCATCGCCTGGATTTCCTTCAGCTCCACGGCCTCCAAACCGACCCTGTACTCGGTCTACAACGCAAACTTTAGAAGGGGCATGCGGGAGACCTTCTGCATGTCCTCCATGAAGTGCTATCGCAGTAACGCGTACACCATCACGGCGAGCTCTCGCATGGCCAAAAAGAACTACGTGGGGGTGGTGGACATCCCAGTGCAAGCAAAGACCAAGGACTCGGTCTGCGACGCATTTGGCCGAGAAGCGAAGGAAAAGAAAGTCGCGTGGCTCACAAATGCCAACCCACCAAACACTTTTGTGTAA
- the crebl2 gene encoding cAMP-responsive element-binding protein-like 2 isoform X1 — MDDNKMVAGKVKKPGKRGRKPAKIDLKAKLERSRQSARECRARKKLRYQYLEELVSSKERAICALREELEMYKQWCSAMDQGKIPSEIKALLTGDEQKTPQSGGGTKTSKNSKNSKNSVGSNSQG; from the exons ATGGATGACAACAAG ATGGTGGCCGGTAAAGTGAAGAAACCGGGGAAACGTGGTCGTAAACCTGCGAAAATCGACCTGAAGGCCAAACTGGAGCGAAGCCGCCAGAGCGCCAGAGAATGTCGAGCGAGGAAGAAGCTGAGGTACCAgtacctggaggagctggtgtcgAGTAAAGAGAGAGCGATCTGCGCCctgagggaggagctggagatg TACAAACAGTGGTGTTCGGCCATGGATCAGGGGAAGATCCCGTCAGAGATCAAAGCTCTGTTGACCGGGGACGAGCAGAAAACGCCTCAAAGCGGCGGCGGCACCAAGACGTCCAAGAACAGCAAGAACAGCAAGAACAGCGTCGGCAGCAACAGTCAGGGTTAA
- the crebl2 gene encoding cAMP-responsive element-binding protein-like 2 isoform X2: protein MVAGKVKKPGKRGRKPAKIDLKAKLERSRQSARECRARKKLRYQYLEELVSSKERAICALREELEMYKQWCSAMDQGKIPSEIKALLTGDEQKTPQSGGGTKTSKNSKNSKNSVGSNSQG from the exons ATGGTGGCCGGTAAAGTGAAGAAACCGGGGAAACGTGGTCGTAAACCTGCGAAAATCGACCTGAAGGCCAAACTGGAGCGAAGCCGCCAGAGCGCCAGAGAATGTCGAGCGAGGAAGAAGCTGAGGTACCAgtacctggaggagctggtgtcgAGTAAAGAGAGAGCGATCTGCGCCctgagggaggagctggagatg TACAAACAGTGGTGTTCGGCCATGGATCAGGGGAAGATCCCGTCAGAGATCAAAGCTCTGTTGACCGGGGACGAGCAGAAAACGCCTCAAAGCGGCGGCGGCACCAAGACGTCCAAGAACAGCAAGAACAGCAAGAACAGCGTCGGCAGCAACAGTCAGGGTTAA